AATCACCCAGGACTAGGCCGAACCGGAGGCGTCATGCGTCAACCGTCAGTCGCGAGAAGAATGAGTTGCCTTGCAACGCAAAGGCGGGCTCAGTCTTCACGATTGACGGATGACGTAATGACGACCTCCGGGCTGGTGATGCCCGAAGGGGGAGAGAGAGGGTTATTTGGTCAATTCGCGGACGAGATGGCCGATTTCGGGCAGGATCAGTTTTTCCATCGCCAATCGGACCGCATGTTCGGACCCCGGCGTGGAAAAGAGCACGCGCCCCTTCACGATGCCGGCCGTCGCCCGGCTGATGATGGCCGGGGAGCCGATTTCCTGGTAGGTCAGAAAACGGAAGATTTCTCCGAAACCGTCCAGCCGTTTCTCCAACATCCCGTCCACGGCCTCGAACGTGGAGTCCCGCCGGGCGATGCCGGTGCCGCCGTTGATCACGATGGCCTGCACCTCCGGATTCGCGCAGGCCTCTTCGATCTTGGACCGAATCTGCGAGGGTTCATCCTTGATCAGATGGTAGGCGACGACCTCATGCCCCTGGTCCTTGAACAGGCGCATGATGAGCTGGCCGCTGCTGTCGGTGTCGGGCGTGCGGCTGTCGCTGCAGGTGACAACCATGCAGCCGATACGCTTTGGCGCCTGTTGCTTGTGCTCGTGATGAGTCGGCGTGGCCATCGGGAGAAGGGTTGGGGCTCTACCCGAACGTCAGAGGATGGCCCGGCAGCGTCGGACCGACCGGGCCGGTGCTGCCGCTAGTTCCATACCGAATCCGGCCGAAGCTTTTCTACCGGCTGCCCCTTCACGATATGTTCATCGAGAATGGCCGTCACGTCCGCTTCCGTCACCTTGGCGTACCAGGTGCCGGTCGGATAGACGACGACCGTCGGGCCCTGCTCGCAGGGACCGAGGCATCCGGTTCCCGTCACCAACACCTCGCCAGGCTGAATGCCTCGTTGCATGAGCCCCATGTTGAAGGCCATGAGCAGTTGCTGGGACCCGGCCGAGCCGCAGGAAGGCTTCGGATGTCCGGGTGGCCTGGTATTGGCGCAGACGAGAATGTGATATTTTGGCTTCGGCATACGTCGTCCTTTCTCTCCATGAAACGACTCGACGGAGCACCCACCGGTCGAGCCGAGCTGTGCGACCATCGTGATCCTGGTTATCGGGGATAGTAGCCCTTCCAGATCTCTTCCGTTTCCTCACCCAACTTCCAATGTTTGATGCCCTTCATCACCCAATCAAGATAATGGTCCTTCGGCTTGAACTTCCCGATCGGCGGCGCCGCGTGGGTGGTGACCAATTGCTTCTCTTCCTGCTCATCGATCACGGTCACGGAGAGGTGGCGGTAGGCCCCCTCCGGCACATCGCCCTCGAACAGATCCATGCTCTTCAGATCTTCTTCCGTCATCTCCACGATCATGCCCCAGACCCGCTCGCCGGGGGAGGGCACGACGCTCGCCAGCCCGCAGCGCCACTGCGAAGACCAGCGGCAAAACTGAATCGTGTGGTCGGGAAGATAGGCCTTGCCAACCGG
The DNA window shown above is from Nitrospira tepida and carries:
- a CDS encoding (2Fe-2S) ferredoxin domain-containing protein translates to MPKPKYHILVCANTRPPGHPKPSCGSAGSQQLLMAFNMGLMQRGIQPGEVLVTGTGCLGPCEQGPTVVVYPTGTWYAKVTEADVTAILDEHIVKGQPVEKLRPDSVWN
- a CDS encoding gamma-glutamylcyclotransferase family protein; translated protein: MKVFVYADNLNPSQLKRRAPEHQPVGKAYLPDHTIQFCRWSSQWRCGLASVVPSPGERVWGMIVEMTEEDLKSMDLFEGDVPEGAYRHLSVTVIDEQEEKQLVTTHAAPPIGKFKPKDHYLDWVMKGIKHWKLGEETEEIWKGYYPR
- a CDS encoding MogA/MoaB family molybdenum cofactor biosynthesis protein encodes the protein MATPTHHEHKQQAPKRIGCMVVTCSDSRTPDTDSSGQLIMRLFKDQGHEVVAYHLIKDEPSQIRSKIEEACANPEVQAIVINGGTGIARRDSTFEAVDGMLEKRLDGFGEIFRFLTYQEIGSPAIISRATAGIVKGRVLFSTPGSEHAVRLAMEKLILPEIGHLVRELTK